CCCTCAGCGGGCTAGCAATCAGCATTCTAGCGAGTCGAGTGACGGCCGTGATCCCTTCCGCGAGCCGAAGTGCCGCTGACACTGGCGCCCAGGAAACGGGCTGGCGGAGGGGGTGGGATTCGAACCCACGGTGACCTTTTGGGCCACAACCGTTTTCAAGACGGTCTCCTTCAACCACTCGGACACCCCTCCGGGCGAAGTGGCGCTTCAGTTTAGCAGCGAGCGTTCGAAGACTAACCGCGGGGTAACCGACGTTCTCTTACTCGACCATCAGCGCGCGGTCGATGGCCTCGCGGTGCTCGGGGTAGCGGGCGCCGAATGCGCGCACGAGTCCGAAGCAGCCGCTGATCATCATGTCGCCGTGTGGCGCCGCGAAGTACGGCTGCAGCCGGCTGCCGCGAAGCTTGCCCCGCTGCGGGCCCGTCACCGCGACGATATCCGCGTCACCGCTCGACGGCTCGCCGTCGGCGTAGAAGACGCCATGGCCCTTCGTATCGAACACTTCCTGGTGCGCCAGCGTGCCATCGAGCAGGCGCTCGCTGAAGTCTTCGATCTGCTCGCGCGACATCTCTCCCGTGTGATGCTCGTACAGGCTGATGATTCGCGTCCCCTGCAGGTGAAACGCCAGCGCGTGCATGTTACCCAGGTTCAGCACGAGCTGGGTCGCCGCGCGCGCCACCGCCGGGTCCTGCAGCGCGCCGAGCGCCGCTGCCGGCCCGGTATCGAGGAAGACGATCGGCGTCGCGACGTCCTGGCGCCGGGCGCCTTCGACCATCGTGCGGGCGCGCGTGAGATAGTCGGGCAGTTCGTCGTAAAGATACGCGAACTGCTGCAGATCGTTCCTCTCGCCGACGACGCGCTTCAAGTGGTCGAAGCGAAAGAGCCGGTCGGAGTAGTCCGGCGGCGACGCCCCGTGATCGAGGCACGCGAGCGCCATCCCGTCGACGTGCGGTGACACGTCGAACGCGGCGAACGCCGCGCGGATCGCTTCGAGATCGAGGTCGCGCAGCTCGACGCGCGTGACGCCGTCGAGCGCGGCCGCCTCATCGTCGGAAACGACGCGTACGCCCATCTGCTCGACCTGCGTTAGATCGTCGTCGAAGGTCTGCGCGGCTTCGGGTGTCGCAAAAGCGGCGCCGCCGGCTCGCAGATGATCTTCGAGCGCCCAGTGACAGGGGCCGCCGCCCTGGATCACGCCCGTCAGCAGGAGCGGACGCTTGGCCGCAGTGGCCTGTCGGATGCGCCCCGCGGCGATCTGCGTCGCGCTCGGCATGACGAGCTTGATGCTGTTCTCGACGGGGGCGTCGGAGTCGAAGAGCAGGATGTCCTGCGTGCCGGTGCCCATGTCGATGGCGAG
This is a stretch of genomic DNA from Dehalococcoidia bacterium. It encodes these proteins:
- a CDS encoding DUF1786 family protein; amino-acid sequence: LAIDMGTGTQDILLFDSDAPVENSIKLVMPSATQIAAGRIRQATAAKRPLLLTGVIQGGGPCHWALEDHLRAGGAAFATPEAAQTFDDDLTQVEQMGVRVVSDDEAAALDGVTRVELRDLDLEAIRAAFAAFDVSPHVDGMALACLDHGASPPDYSDRLFRFDHLKRVVGERNDLQQFAYLYDELPDYLTRARTMVEGARRQDVATPIVFLDTGPAAALGALQDPAVARAATQLVLNLGNMHALAFHLQGTRIISLYEHHTGEMSREQIEDFSERLLDGTLAHQEVFDTKGHGVFYADGEPSSGDADIVAVTGPQRGKLRGSRLQPYFAAPHGDMMISGCFGLVRAFGARYPEHREAIDRALMVE